A window of the Teredinibacter franksiae genome harbors these coding sequences:
- a CDS encoding LuxR C-terminal-related transcriptional regulator, with translation MSILESDTAEQGQHIVLFSANSSLQTGLLAKLIGEELKLECSVHREIDSVPSNIDILLIDCNGQDLEALSDSVRKTQNSFDNVTAALLNAEYESEQETLLDWPCVSGLFYVDSEQEQLIRGLKCLLEGDFWVPRRLLHTFLDKNRKAPSNIKRPNVKLTKREKQILKLIKDGATNADISEALSVSEHTVKSHLYNVYKKIGVRNRLEASNWVRDMDDLED, from the coding sequence GTGTCTATATTAGAGTCAGACACCGCGGAACAAGGTCAACATATCGTTCTCTTTTCAGCCAACAGCAGCTTGCAAACCGGCCTGCTGGCCAAATTAATTGGCGAAGAACTGAAATTGGAATGCAGTGTTCATCGAGAAATAGATTCAGTTCCCAGCAATATCGATATCCTTCTGATCGATTGCAACGGCCAGGACCTCGAAGCCCTAAGCGATTCCGTTCGCAAAACCCAGAATTCCTTTGACAATGTAACAGCCGCCCTACTCAACGCCGAGTACGAGAGCGAACAGGAAACACTCCTAGACTGGCCCTGCGTCTCCGGTTTGTTCTATGTTGATTCCGAGCAGGAACAGCTCATCCGCGGACTAAAATGCCTTCTTGAGGGTGATTTCTGGGTGCCTCGCCGTTTGCTCCATACTTTCTTGGACAAAAACCGCAAAGCCCCCAGCAATATTAAACGTCCAAATGTCAAACTGACCAAGCGAGAGAAACAAATCTTAAAATTGATTAAAGACGGCGCTACCAACGCCGACATCTCTGAAGCGCTATCAGTAAGTGAACATACGGTTAAAAGCCATCTTTATAATGTTTACAAAAAAATTGGTGTTCGAAACCGTCTTGAAGCGAGCAATTGGGTTCGTGATATGGACGATCTCGAGGACTAA
- a CDS encoding MFS transporter encodes MHSQVRTVVSLALLYAFRMLGLFMVLPVLMLYGTGYGGSSPFLLGMALGIYGLTQAILQIPLGLLSDIWGRKPVIFIGLAVFALGSLVAATASSIEGLIVGRALQGSGAIASAVMAMVADLTSEENRTKAMAAIGASIGLSFSVAMIIGPGIASLWGLSGVFSLSSVLALAGMLILLFLVPRPPKAPASHRDSGAVPALISNCLRNGELLRLNLGIFALHFVLMAAFVVVPRLLEQTYGVARGHHWLVYLLLLGIAFIVMLPIVIFSEKRRKIKPVFIGAVAALVLSLLMLGGTELGMVTWFLTLLLFFTAFNLLEASLPSLVSKLAPAGGKGTAMGVYSTCQFLGAFAGAASSGWMLQSYGAAQVYMLAAAVVGVWLLFAVSMKPPKYLSSLSVGVVGEFNATADILAVAGVEEALLVQEDELLYLKVDKRVFNEAELKQVLQAHGQSPDE; translated from the coding sequence TTGCATTCGCAAGTTAGAACCGTGGTGTCGCTGGCATTGTTGTATGCGTTCCGAATGTTGGGCCTGTTTATGGTTCTGCCGGTGCTCATGCTCTACGGCACGGGCTATGGTGGTTCTTCGCCGTTCCTTCTGGGCATGGCGTTGGGCATATACGGGTTAACGCAGGCTATTTTGCAAATTCCCCTTGGTTTATTGTCTGATATTTGGGGTCGTAAGCCCGTAATCTTTATTGGGCTCGCGGTGTTTGCCTTGGGCAGTTTGGTGGCGGCAACGGCCAGTTCGATTGAAGGGTTGATTGTTGGTCGAGCCCTGCAGGGGAGTGGTGCGATAGCAAGTGCAGTAATGGCGATGGTCGCCGACCTTACTTCTGAAGAAAATCGCACCAAAGCTATGGCGGCCATCGGCGCGTCTATTGGCCTGTCTTTTTCTGTTGCCATGATTATAGGGCCCGGTATTGCTTCGCTGTGGGGGCTGTCGGGAGTCTTCTCTCTGTCGTCTGTGCTAGCTCTGGCCGGTATGCTTATATTGTTATTCCTCGTTCCCAGGCCTCCCAAGGCTCCTGCGTCCCATAGAGATAGCGGCGCAGTGCCGGCGTTAATATCCAATTGCCTGCGTAATGGCGAGCTTTTGCGATTGAACTTGGGGATATTTGCTTTGCACTTTGTGCTAATGGCAGCTTTCGTTGTGGTTCCCCGACTGCTTGAGCAGACGTATGGCGTGGCGCGAGGTCATCACTGGCTGGTGTATCTGTTGCTTTTGGGTATCGCTTTTATAGTGATGTTGCCAATTGTTATTTTTTCTGAGAAGCGGCGAAAAATTAAACCCGTGTTTATTGGTGCGGTTGCGGCACTCGTGCTGAGCTTGCTAATGCTTGGGGGAACTGAGCTGGGTATGGTTACTTGGTTCCTCACGTTGCTGTTGTTTTTTACGGCGTTCAATCTATTGGAGGCAAGCCTGCCGTCGCTGGTAAGCAAGCTTGCCCCGGCCGGGGGGAAGGGCACGGCGATGGGGGTATATTCCACTTGCCAATTCCTTGGTGCCTTTGCCGGTGCGGCTAGCAGTGGTTGGATGTTGCAAAGTTATGGTGCGGCGCAGGTGTATATGCTGGCAGCGGCTGTGGTTGGGGTTTGGCTGTTATTTGCTGTGTCGATGAAACCGCCCAAATACCTCAGTAGTTTAAGTGTTGGTGTGGTTGGTGAATTCAATGCCACGGCGGATATTCTGGCTGTTGCTGGCGTGGAAGAAGCCTTGCTTGTGCAAGAGGACGAGCTGCTTTACCTTAAAGTGGATAAGCGTGTGTTCAATGAGGCAGAATTAAAGCAGGTTCTGCAGGCGCATGGTCAATCGCCGGATGAATAG
- the fabA gene encoding 3-hydroxyacyl-[acyl-carrier-protein] dehydratase FabA: MNSFEPKSSYSLEELLDCGHGRMFGPGNAQLPVPNMLMLDRIKLISQTGGEYGKGEIIAELDIKEDLWFFDCHFPGDPVMPGCLGLDAMWQLVGFFLAWKGNPGRGRALGAGEVKFTGQILPTASKVTYHIHLKRVIERKLIMGIADGRVAVDGKEIYFAKDLRVGLFSNTDTF, from the coding sequence ATGAACTCTTTTGAACCAAAATCGTCCTACTCTCTGGAAGAATTGCTTGATTGCGGGCACGGCCGGATGTTCGGGCCGGGCAACGCACAATTACCCGTTCCCAATATGCTGATGCTTGATCGCATTAAACTGATCAGCCAAACAGGCGGTGAATACGGCAAAGGCGAAATAATTGCCGAACTGGATATTAAGGAAGACCTGTGGTTCTTCGACTGCCACTTCCCCGGAGACCCGGTAATGCCAGGCTGCTTAGGCTTGGATGCTATGTGGCAGCTAGTCGGCTTCTTTTTGGCATGGAAAGGCAACCCTGGAAGAGGCCGCGCGCTTGGTGCTGGCGAAGTAAAGTTTACTGGGCAAATTTTACCCACTGCGAGCAAGGTTACCTACCATATTCACCTTAAACGCGTTATCGAGCGTAAACTGATTATGGGCATCGCCGATGGACGCGTTGCTGTCGACGGCAAAGAAATTTACTTCGCAAAAGATCTACGCGTTGGCCTATTCAGTAATACCGACACTTTTTAA
- the fabB gene encoding beta-ketoacyl-ACP synthase I, which produces MKRVVITGMGIASCIGTDIKTVLASLKAGKSGIRFNESYQEHGFRSLVSGSVDINLSDYIDRKVLRFMGDAAGFAYLSMEQAIADSGLEANQVSNERTGLVVGSGGATTSSVVDAADTIRSRGVKRAGPYRVTQTMGSTTSACLATPFKIKGVNYSISSACATSAHCIGHAMELIQLGKQDIVFAGGGEEEHWTLTGLFDAMGALSTKYNDTPETASRPYDASRDGFVIGGGGGCLVVESLEHAQARGAKIYAELIGYGATSDGYDMVAPSGEGAVRCMKQALATVDGSIDYINSHGTSTPVGDLAELRAVRETFGDNTPHISSTKSLTGHSLGATGVQEAIYTLLMMQHSFVSGSANIEQLDADAEGLNIAQEMKEANIDIAMSNSFGFGGTNATLIFKKFEG; this is translated from the coding sequence ATGAAACGCGTGGTTATTACCGGCATGGGCATTGCGTCATGCATAGGTACCGATATCAAAACCGTACTGGCTTCACTGAAAGCAGGCAAGTCAGGTATTCGTTTTAATGAAAGCTATCAGGAGCATGGCTTTCGCAGCCTAGTCAGTGGTAGCGTCGATATTAACCTCAGCGACTATATCGACCGGAAAGTACTGCGCTTTATGGGCGACGCCGCTGGCTTCGCCTACCTGTCCATGGAGCAGGCAATTGCCGATTCGGGCCTTGAGGCCAATCAGGTCTCTAACGAGCGCACCGGCCTTGTTGTTGGCTCCGGTGGCGCAACAACCTCTAGCGTGGTGGATGCAGCTGATACCATTCGCAGCCGCGGCGTAAAACGCGCAGGCCCTTATCGCGTAACCCAAACGATGGGCAGTACCACCTCCGCATGCCTGGCAACACCCTTCAAAATCAAAGGCGTTAACTACTCCATTTCGTCTGCGTGCGCCACCAGCGCCCACTGTATAGGTCATGCGATGGAGCTGATCCAACTGGGGAAACAGGATATCGTTTTCGCCGGTGGCGGCGAAGAAGAGCACTGGACACTTACCGGCCTGTTCGACGCTATGGGAGCCCTTTCGACCAAGTACAACGACACACCAGAAACGGCCTCTCGCCCTTACGACGCCAGTCGTGATGGCTTTGTTATTGGCGGCGGTGGCGGCTGTCTGGTTGTTGAATCACTAGAGCACGCGCAGGCTCGCGGAGCAAAAATTTACGCCGAACTCATTGGCTATGGCGCAACGTCAGACGGCTATGACATGGTCGCCCCTTCCGGCGAAGGTGCTGTACGCTGTATGAAGCAAGCCCTCGCCACCGTCGACGGCTCAATCGACTACATTAACTCACACGGCACCAGTACTCCTGTGGGTGACCTAGCGGAACTACGTGCAGTTAGAGAGACTTTTGGCGACAACACACCACACATCAGCTCAACCAAGTCACTTACTGGCCACTCCCTAGGCGCCACAGGTGTTCAAGAGGCGATATACACACTGCTGATGATGCAACACAGCTTCGTCTCCGGTTCTGCCAATATTGAGCAACTTGATGCGGATGCAGAAGGGCTAAATATCGCTCAGGAAATGAAAGAAGCCAATATTGACATCGCAATGTCCAACAGCTTCGGTTTCGGCGGCACCAACGCCACACTAATATTTAAGAAGTTCGAAGGCTAA
- a CDS encoding phosphomannomutase, with product MKIDITCFKAYDIRGRVPEELNNDVAYRVGRAFVEFLDAKSVVVGHDIRLTSAELTDALVKGITEAGADVIHIGQVGTEEVYFGTFHLGVDGGICVTASHNPMDYNGMKLVRNGSRPISGDTGLVDIRAMAEKGDFKASAKVGSVEKRDIRADYIEHLLGYVDTTQLKPLKIVCNAGNGGAGAVLDGLEPHLPFEFIKVHHNPDGSFPNGIPNPILPEKRGATIDAVKESGANLGFAWDGDFDRCFFFDEDGTFIEGYYVVGLLADAYLKKNPGAKVVHDPRLTWNTIDLAEAGGGKAIESKTGHAFIKEKMREEDAVYGGEMSAHHYFRDFAYCDNGNIPWLLVTELMSRTGMKLSELVNDRIAKFPCSGERNNTVNDAAKIIASIEEHYKPTVKVLKKVDGLSMEFDQWRFNIRSSSTEPVLRLNIESRGDQSLMEAKTEELLRLVKEFDA from the coding sequence ATGAAAATTGATATTACGTGTTTTAAAGCCTACGACATTCGTGGCCGTGTCCCGGAAGAGTTGAATAATGATGTGGCCTACCGCGTAGGGCGGGCATTCGTAGAGTTTTTAGATGCTAAGAGCGTCGTGGTTGGTCACGATATTCGTCTCACCAGCGCCGAGCTGACCGACGCCTTGGTTAAAGGCATTACCGAAGCCGGTGCGGATGTCATTCATATTGGGCAAGTGGGTACGGAGGAGGTGTATTTTGGCACTTTCCACCTGGGCGTAGACGGCGGTATTTGCGTGACGGCTAGCCACAACCCTATGGACTACAACGGTATGAAGCTGGTCCGCAATGGTTCTAGGCCTATTTCCGGCGATACCGGCCTTGTCGATATTCGAGCAATGGCAGAGAAAGGCGATTTCAAAGCGTCAGCCAAAGTGGGCAGCGTAGAAAAGCGTGATATTCGCGCAGACTATATTGAGCACCTGCTTGGCTATGTCGATACCACTCAACTGAAACCGTTGAAAATAGTGTGTAATGCCGGTAATGGCGGTGCAGGTGCCGTTTTAGATGGTTTGGAACCGCACCTGCCGTTCGAATTTATTAAAGTACATCACAACCCTGACGGTTCTTTCCCTAATGGTATTCCCAACCCCATTCTTCCAGAGAAGCGTGGGGCGACGATTGATGCGGTGAAAGAAAGTGGCGCGAATCTTGGGTTTGCCTGGGATGGAGATTTTGATCGATGCTTCTTCTTCGATGAAGATGGCACCTTCATCGAGGGCTACTATGTCGTTGGCTTGCTAGCGGATGCGTATCTCAAGAAAAATCCGGGAGCCAAGGTTGTTCACGATCCGCGCTTAACCTGGAATACCATAGATTTGGCTGAAGCTGGCGGTGGTAAAGCCATTGAAAGTAAAACGGGTCATGCCTTTATCAAAGAAAAAATGCGCGAAGAGGATGCTGTATACGGTGGTGAAATGAGCGCGCATCACTATTTTCGTGACTTTGCCTACTGTGATAACGGCAACATTCCTTGGTTATTGGTAACCGAACTTATGTCCCGAACAGGTATGAAATTGTCGGAGCTGGTCAATGACCGCATCGCCAAATTCCCCTGCAGTGGTGAGCGCAATAATACCGTAAATGATGCAGCAAAAATTATTGCGTCTATTGAGGAACACTACAAACCCACAGTTAAAGTACTGAAAAAGGTCGATGGTTTATCGATGGAGTTTGATCAATGGCGTTTCAATATTCGTTCTTCCAGCACCGAGCCGGTATTGCGTTTGAATATTGAGAGTCGTGGCGATCAGTCGCTTATGGAAGCAAAAACGGAAGAGCTTTTGCGGTTGGTGAAAGAGTTTGACGCCTAA
- the ssb gene encoding single-stranded DNA-binding protein, which yields MASRGVNKVIIVGNCGQDPETKYMPSGGAVTNISVATSEAWKDKQTGQPQERTEWHRVVFFNRLAEIAGEYLRKGSKVYVEGALRTRKWQGQDGQDRYTTEIVASEMQMLDTRASGDSQAYGGGYQQAAPGQAPSAPPQAAAQQPMQQPAHQPTQQAAQQQGHQPPAAAPQPSTASHAAPPPAMDSFDDDIPF from the coding sequence GTGGCCAGCAGAGGCGTGAATAAAGTAATAATAGTGGGCAATTGTGGTCAGGATCCAGAAACAAAATATATGCCTTCTGGTGGCGCGGTCACTAATATCAGTGTTGCAACATCGGAAGCTTGGAAAGACAAGCAAACAGGCCAGCCGCAAGAGCGTACAGAGTGGCATCGTGTTGTATTTTTCAATCGTCTTGCAGAAATAGCCGGTGAATACTTGCGTAAGGGCAGTAAAGTGTATGTAGAAGGTGCGCTGCGTACACGTAAGTGGCAGGGCCAAGATGGGCAGGACCGCTACACAACTGAAATAGTCGCCAGCGAGATGCAAATGCTCGATACCCGTGCTTCAGGCGATAGCCAAGCATACGGTGGCGGCTACCAGCAGGCTGCTCCAGGGCAAGCACCATCGGCTCCTCCCCAGGCGGCTGCGCAACAACCGATGCAGCAGCCGGCTCACCAGCCTACGCAACAAGCTGCTCAACAACAAGGGCATCAACCTCCCGCCGCAGCCCCGCAGCCTTCTACGGCTTCACATGCGGCGCCACCGCCCGCCATGGATAGTTTCGATGATGACATCCCGTTCTAG
- the galU gene encoding UTP--glucose-1-phosphate uridylyltransferase GalU, which produces MIRKCLFPVAGYGTRFLPATKSMPKEMLPVVNKPLVQYGVEEALEAGLTEIGFVTGRGKRAIADHFDVSYELEHQIAGSSKEQYLSSIRDVMAHGSFSFTRQSEMRGLGDAILNGRRLIGDEPFGVVLSDDLCVADEGVLSQMVKLYNQFRCSIVAVQEVPEADISKFGVIAGEQIKDGIYQVNEMVEKPAPEDAPSNLAIIGRYILTPDIFEIIKNTPPGKNNEVQLTDALMTQAKNGCVLAYKFKGQRFDCGSVSGFVDATNFVYQNIYSEI; this is translated from the coding sequence ATGATCCGCAAATGTTTATTCCCTGTCGCAGGCTATGGCACGCGATTCCTGCCCGCAACTAAATCCATGCCAAAAGAAATGTTGCCCGTGGTTAATAAGCCATTGGTGCAGTATGGCGTAGAGGAAGCGCTGGAAGCAGGGTTGACTGAAATTGGGTTTGTTACTGGCCGTGGTAAGCGCGCCATTGCCGATCACTTCGATGTTAGCTACGAACTGGAACATCAGATCGCAGGTTCCTCCAAGGAGCAGTATTTGTCGTCGATTCGCGATGTAATGGCTCATGGATCTTTCTCGTTTACCCGTCAAAGCGAAATGCGTGGCCTGGGAGATGCCATTTTGAATGGTCGCCGGCTGATTGGCGATGAGCCCTTTGGTGTTGTGCTGTCAGACGATCTTTGCGTTGCCGACGAGGGTGTACTCTCTCAAATGGTGAAACTCTACAACCAATTTCGTTGCAGTATCGTTGCGGTGCAGGAAGTGCCGGAAGCTGATATCAGCAAATTTGGTGTGATCGCGGGCGAACAAATAAAAGACGGTATCTATCAGGTTAATGAAATGGTGGAAAAGCCCGCGCCGGAAGATGCACCGAGTAATCTTGCGATAATTGGCCGCTATATTTTAACGCCAGATATTTTTGAAATTATCAAAAATACGCCGCCGGGGAAAAATAATGAAGTTCAGCTTACCGATGCATTAATGACGCAGGCCAAAAACGGTTGTGTGCTTGCATATAAGTTTAAGGGGCAGCGATTTGACTGCGGTTCTGTTTCAGGGTTTGTCGATGCGACGAACTTTGTGTATCAAAATATTTATTCTGAAATATAA
- a CDS encoding sugar nucleotide-binding protein: MSYRILVKGAEFDFANMFLGVMEDYPFVLLTPSAESLDWSDNTAVLGYFNEKSPSLVIQFPFKCNTASEDDIAAAEALAEACASKSVPFIQLSSFCVFGEAYSSAGVGETAEPAPEDGVGLRLLRMERAALLCPVAIVLRLPWVTDLVKGCLFDRLMPQLLENSLPPVSDHHRFNLVSAGFVVRTLIALIHQVFCGAENWGVFHLRSSDMSSEAEFVDATIRILHSEAGLKLDMPQVISGKEEGRLLVGSGNLNGCRCTDDFGVQFPSWRHGFKSHVRRWLHDHKLVPDLRQVAR, translated from the coding sequence TTGAGTTACCGTATTCTCGTTAAAGGGGCGGAGTTTGATTTCGCCAATATGTTTTTGGGGGTAATGGAAGATTACCCTTTCGTGCTGCTTACGCCTTCGGCCGAGAGTTTGGATTGGTCTGACAATACCGCTGTGCTGGGTTACTTTAACGAGAAATCCCCTAGTTTAGTTATCCAATTTCCGTTCAAGTGTAATACGGCCAGTGAGGACGACATTGCAGCAGCGGAAGCACTTGCAGAGGCTTGCGCTTCTAAATCTGTACCCTTTATTCAGCTCTCTTCGTTCTGCGTTTTTGGTGAGGCCTATAGCTCAGCCGGAGTCGGAGAAACGGCAGAGCCTGCGCCTGAAGACGGGGTCGGCTTGCGGCTGTTACGTATGGAGCGCGCGGCGTTGCTATGCCCCGTTGCAATCGTGTTGCGCCTGCCTTGGGTTACGGACCTCGTCAAAGGCTGTCTATTTGACCGACTAATGCCACAACTACTGGAAAATAGTCTGCCGCCTGTTTCAGATCATCATCGTTTTAACCTTGTGTCTGCAGGCTTTGTTGTGAGAACGCTTATTGCGCTTATTCACCAGGTTTTCTGTGGTGCAGAGAACTGGGGGGTTTTCCACCTTCGCAGTTCGGATATGAGCTCAGAGGCTGAGTTTGTCGATGCCACAATACGAATATTGCACTCGGAGGCTGGTTTGAAGCTGGATATGCCGCAAGTGATTTCAGGCAAGGAGGAGGGGCGTTTATTGGTGGGTAGTGGCAACCTTAACGGTTGTCGCTGTACCGACGATTTCGGTGTTCAGTTTCCTTCCTGGCGACACGGATTCAAGTCCCATGTACGCCGCTGGCTGCACGATCACAAGCTAGTACCGGATTTACGTCAAGTCGCGCGTTGA
- the uvrA gene encoding excinuclease ABC subunit UvrA, giving the protein MDTIVVRGARTHNLKNVDIDLPRDKLIVITGLSGSGKSSLAFDTLYAEGQRRYVESLSTYARQFLSMMEKPDVDHIEGLSPAISIEQKSTSHNPRSTVGTITEIYDYLRLLFARVGEPRCPEHAEPLAAQTVSEMVDQVMAFPEGSKTMLLAPIIRERKGEHLHVFDGLRRDGFIRARIDGIVVDLDDLPDLDKRKKHTIEVVVDRFKIRDDIQTRLAESFETAIALADGIAIIADMEGDKNDQVFSAKHSCPICDYSLAELEPRLFSFNSPAGACTGCDGLGVKQFFAETKLVQFSESSLSEGAIRGWDKRNLYYFHMLTSLAEHYGFDIDKPWGKLAKKHREVILHGSNGESIDFSYANDRGDTYHRNHTFEGVIPNLERRYRETESSSVRDELSKYLCTMKCPDCDGARLKKDARHVFVDNKTLPEITEFPVGDAHEYFLNLQFTGARQEIAEKILKELRDRFRFLVDVGLNYLSLNRSAETLSGGEAQRIRLASQIGAGLVGVMYILDEPSIGLHQRDNDRLLHTLTHLRDLGNTVIVVEHDEEAIRAADYIVDIGPGAGVHGGEVIAAGTYKQIIKAKNSITADYLSGRKKIEVPKIRHKPNTEKSLVLSGATGNNLQNVTLQIPIGLMTCITGVSGSGKSTLINRTLYPLAATALNGATTLTPAAHEAVEGLDQLDKCVDIDQSPIGRTPRSNPATYTGIFTPMRELFAGTQEARSRGYKPGRFSFNVKGGRCEACQGDGLVKVEMHFLPDVYVPCDVCKSKRYNRETLEIKYKGKNIHQCLDMTVEDAREFFDAIPSIAKKLQTLMDVGLSYIRLGQAATTLSGGEAQRVKLSRELSKRDTGKTLYILDEPTTGLHFHDIQQLLNVLHRLRDHGNTIIVIEHNLDVIKTADWIVDLGPEGGSGGGQIIAEGTPEKVARSKKSHTGTFLKPMLEKGH; this is encoded by the coding sequence GTGGATACCATCGTTGTACGTGGTGCGCGCACCCACAACCTCAAAAATGTCGATATCGATTTACCCCGAGACAAGCTGATCGTGATAACCGGCCTTTCCGGCTCGGGTAAATCCTCGCTCGCCTTCGACACGCTTTACGCTGAAGGCCAACGCCGCTACGTTGAGTCTCTTTCGACTTATGCCCGCCAATTTTTATCGATGATGGAAAAGCCTGATGTTGACCATATCGAAGGGCTTAGCCCGGCAATTTCAATAGAACAGAAATCCACCTCGCACAACCCTAGGTCCACCGTTGGTACCATTACCGAAATATACGACTATCTGCGCTTGCTGTTCGCCCGTGTAGGCGAGCCCCGCTGCCCAGAACACGCAGAGCCTCTAGCAGCACAAACGGTTTCTGAAATGGTCGATCAGGTAATGGCCTTTCCCGAGGGCAGTAAAACTATGCTTCTTGCACCCATCATTCGTGAGCGCAAGGGAGAGCATCTTCACGTTTTCGATGGTTTGAGGCGAGACGGGTTCATTCGCGCAAGAATCGATGGCATCGTTGTCGACTTGGACGATTTACCCGACCTCGATAAACGTAAAAAGCACACAATTGAAGTAGTTGTAGATCGCTTTAAAATTCGCGATGACATACAAACACGATTAGCTGAGTCGTTCGAAACTGCCATTGCCCTAGCCGATGGCATTGCCATTATTGCCGACATGGAAGGCGACAAAAACGACCAGGTATTTTCGGCCAAGCACTCCTGCCCCATATGTGATTACTCCCTCGCAGAGCTGGAACCTCGCCTGTTTTCGTTTAACAGCCCCGCCGGGGCCTGTACCGGCTGTGACGGTTTAGGTGTAAAACAGTTTTTTGCCGAAACAAAGCTTGTTCAGTTTTCAGAATCTTCACTCTCTGAAGGGGCCATTAGGGGCTGGGACAAACGTAACCTTTATTATTTTCACATGCTCACCTCGCTCGCAGAACACTATGGATTTGATATCGATAAGCCCTGGGGCAAACTAGCAAAAAAACATCGAGAAGTTATCTTGCATGGTTCCAACGGTGAAAGTATTGATTTTAGTTATGCCAATGATCGCGGTGACACTTACCACCGTAACCATACTTTTGAAGGCGTAATCCCCAACCTCGAGCGCCGTTACCGTGAAACTGAATCCAGCTCGGTACGCGACGAACTTTCTAAATATCTTTGTACCATGAAATGCCCCGACTGCGACGGGGCCCGACTAAAAAAAGACGCTCGCCATGTGTTTGTGGACAATAAAACGCTACCAGAAATTACCGAATTCCCCGTTGGAGATGCACACGAGTACTTTTTAAATCTGCAATTTACCGGCGCCCGCCAAGAAATTGCAGAAAAAATCCTAAAAGAACTCCGCGACCGCTTCCGTTTTTTAGTTGATGTGGGGCTAAATTACCTTTCGTTAAATCGCAGCGCTGAAACACTCTCCGGCGGTGAAGCACAGCGTATTCGACTGGCCAGTCAAATTGGCGCGGGCCTTGTAGGTGTTATGTATATTCTCGATGAACCTTCCATTGGCCTACACCAGCGAGATAATGATCGCCTGCTGCACACCCTCACCCATCTTCGAGACCTAGGCAATACCGTTATTGTGGTAGAGCACGACGAAGAAGCTATTCGCGCCGCAGACTATATTGTCGATATCGGCCCAGGAGCCGGAGTACACGGCGGAGAAGTTATTGCAGCGGGAACCTATAAACAGATTATCAAAGCAAAAAACTCCATTACCGCCGACTACCTTTCCGGTAGGAAAAAAATCGAAGTGCCCAAAATTCGTCATAAACCGAATACCGAAAAATCTTTGGTGCTTTCAGGAGCAACGGGTAACAACTTACAAAATGTAACATTGCAGATTCCCATAGGCCTAATGACCTGCATTACCGGTGTCTCTGGTTCCGGAAAGTCCACCCTAATCAATAGAACCCTTTACCCGCTGGCGGCAACGGCCCTAAACGGCGCGACCACGCTTACACCGGCTGCCCATGAAGCCGTAGAAGGCCTCGATCAACTCGATAAATGTGTCGATATAGACCAGAGCCCCATTGGCCGCACCCCACGTTCCAATCCCGCTACCTACACTGGTATTTTCACGCCCATGCGCGAACTATTCGCTGGCACGCAAGAAGCACGCTCACGCGGCTATAAGCCAGGTCGTTTCAGTTTCAACGTAAAAGGTGGTCGCTGCGAAGCCTGTCAGGGCGATGGTTTAGTAAAAGTAGAAATGCACTTTTTACCGGACGTTTACGTTCCCTGCGACGTATGCAAAAGTAAACGCTATAATCGAGAAACACTGGAGATAAAATACAAAGGCAAAAATATTCACCAGTGCTTGGACATGACAGTAGAAGATGCGCGAGAATTTTTCGATGCAATACCGTCAATTGCAAAAAAGCTGCAAACACTCATGGATGTGGGCCTGTCTTACATTCGACTAGGGCAAGCAGCCACCACACTATCCGGTGGTGAAGCACAGCGGGTAAAGCTCAGTCGAGAATTATCCAAACGAGATACTGGAAAAACACTCTACATTCTCGATGAGCCTACAACCGGTTTACACTTTCACGACATTCAACAGTTACTCAACGTACTGCATCGCCTGCGCGATCACGGCAATACGATTATTGTAATCGAACACAATTTGGATGTAATTAAAACAGCCGATTGGATTGTTGACCTAGGGCCCGAAGGCGGCAGCGGCGGCGGACAAATTATTGCTGAAGGAACACCAGAAAAAGTTGCCCGCAGTAAAAAATCGCATACGGGCACCTTTTTGAAACCGATGCTTGAAAAGGGTCATTAA